The DNA sequence TCTAGTTTCGTTGCACTCATTTCTCTTTTAAATAATCTTCAATCCTCTTCTGATAGAGCAATGATTTAAGTAGATTACTGTTACGAAGCCATCTTAAAATAGGCGCTCTCAATTTGGTGGAAATATAGTTCAACGCTTGCTCTAAAGAGTCGAATTTATTACTTTTCTCCCTGAGCGCTAATCTTACATTTTCTCTTACATGCCAAACACCGAGAGGCATTATATAGCCTGGGTAGGCTTCGCTAAACACTATAGCTGAAGCTTGTTTTCCAATGCTAGTAAGAAATTCTGTGCATGCTAATCTTGCCGCATAGTAACAGCCGCCTATCTCTGCATATTTAGTTCTACCTTCGTAAGGCTCGAACGAGGAATAAATCACAGCTCTTGCGCCTGTAGGGTTCCATACAGTACCTGGATACCAAGCCTCAATTAACTCGTAGCTCCATTCTCTAGGTATGAGTAAAACTATGAATTTCCGATCGTTCTGCTCTGCCTCGTAAACCTCGTAATCGCTTATTAAATGATAATATTTAACCTTCTCGATAAGCTCTTTAGAAATTATAGAATCAACAGCTGTAATACTCCATCTTGTAGGTACAAATTTACGCTTTTTTTCTAATCCTAAAGCGCCTACTGAAAAAGCACGTTGAATTTTAGATACCAAAGCGCCTGCACGATATAGTTCAATTACTGCCTCAGCAGCTTTTAGATCTGTATCGGTGTAAGCCTTGTCAAGTCTAGGATCTATTTTAAGCTCGCTAAGCTCGATTTTTTTCAAAGGCGCGCTTGGTCCAAAAGGCGGTGCGTTTTCATCTAATACTAATCTACCTGCAGGCTTTTTAGTAAAAAGTGCCTTCACTTCTGTAGGCCCTCTGCTCAATGCTAACTCTCTGATTCCATCGGTTATCTTACTGGCACCAGTCACATTGATTCGATACTTACCCCGCACAAGCTTGGCTCTGAACTCAACAATCTCATCTATGCTCTTACCAGTCCAGAACTCGGGGGTATCTAGCAAAGAGGTATCGTCATGCAGTGGCGGTATTAGAGGACCTATGGCTACGTACGGATAGCCTATTCTACCGACGAATACAGCTGGAGGTGAGGCGCCTTCTAAACTCAAACTATCAATAAAAGTTTTTGTTTTTAAATGCGCGTAAGCTCTTACAAGTACTGGGCATCGTAACTTACCGCAAAGCAATTTAGTGCCTTTGCATAATACGCATCTAGTATTATAAGTAGGCGCAAACTCTACTTCCCTAAGTTCTGAAATTGCCTCTTCGTCTACAACTTCTTTCAGCCAAGGATTGTGCATATTTTTTTCAAACACTATCTAATATAATCCAAATGGAAAGAGCCTATAATTAAATCCTTTCCTTTAGCCTTGTATTCGACCCAAGCTCTAGTCTGTACATCGCACACGCTCTGAACTGCGAGGAAAGTTCTTTGGTTATCTTCTTTGAGCTCTGTCACCCCATCACTTAAGTTGCGAATTACTTGCACTTCATTATTAGAATATATGCCTTTTGTAAGAGAATAGAGCGCCACAGCTTTCTTCCTCCTGCACTTGGTAGTTAAATCGCCTATGAGTCTGAAGAGCTCTTGAGCTTTTAGACTTGTAGCAAGTGTTGATAACGGAAATACTACCCTGCAGTAACCGCTTTTTTCTTTCACTCTATTTAGCGTCTCATTTACCGCAAGATTTATTAAGTCAACATCCTTAAAAGTGGGTACATATTCTACATTATCTCTCCGCTCGAATATCATGCCCATTCTTTTGGAATAGATATCTACATACGATATCAATTTAGCTTTTTCAGCTTGCTCGTAGCCCTCAGTAAAATCTTTCAGCTCTTGTCTCAAATCATCTGCAGATCTGTCAACAGTGACAACAACACAAGGAACGCCTTTACATAATCCCTCAGCTATGAATCTGTTCATAAATATCTCAGCGCCTGCAAAAGGAGCGCTATAAATAAGCACACAAGAGCCGAACGGTATACCCCCAAGAAGTAGCTCGTCTAATCTTGGGATGCCAGTCTTGGCTTTCTGCTGCACACGCTCCTTATCAAGCTCTTTCTCCCTTCTTTCGATTTCAAGCCATGCTATTCTTCCCTCTTCTTTTGCAAGTGCAACTTCCATGAGTTTTAGCTTATCAGCTCTATTTCTAAGCTCTTCTTCTTTCGATTTTAGCTCGTATTCGAGCTTTGCTAATCCTTCTATCATTCTCATTTTATCATCTAAAGTTGAGATATTTTTCGCTCCACTAATCTTTTCCAACTCATACAGTTCTCTCTTTAGCTTCTCAGTACCGAGCCTCTGCTCTTCTTCCCTTCTGCTAAGCTCTTCCTCTTTGTATCTCATCGACTCGATTTTGCTTCTGAGCTCTTCCTCTTTCAGTACCAGCTCAGCTTCTTTATCATGCAGATAACTTTCTATTTTTCTAAGCTTTTCCTCTTTTCCCGAGAACTCAAGCGCTTTCGCTTTTAAAAACCAGATTAACTTTTTCAAATCGCCTTTTCTTAGATATTCCTCAAGCGGTATTTTCTTTACTTTGAGCTTAGCCATTTTTGTATAAATAGTATTTGATAGTTAAAATTTTTGCTGCGTCCTGCTCAAAAGGAACTATTAAGAATTCTTAAATATATTTTATTTAAAAAATGAGGATATCAACAACCTCACTCCCTTTGCTTGTAGAGTGCCCTTTGTGCTTCTGGCTGCATCATAAAAAAGGACTTGCTAGGCCTGGCTATCCTTTACCCAGAATACTGAGTCAGCTGGACAGTGCAATTAAAGAGTATATCAAGAAATATCAGAATACTAAAGAGCTACCGCAATGGCTTAAGGAAAGGGGCGTCAAAGGAAGGCTATTAGGACCTCAGTATTTAGAATACGAATGTCCTGAAGTTGGAGTGGTGCTAACTGGAAAACTCGACGAACTGTTGCTCGAAGATGAAGGCTATTGCGTGATCGATTTCAAGTCAGGTAGATTACCACCAAATAATCAACCACCTTATTATTACCAAATTCAGCTAGATTCTTACTGTTATCTTGTAGAAAAATGCAGAAATACTAGTACTAACAAAGCATTGCTAATATATTTCAGTTTAATCCCTGGGGACGAACTTGATAATAATTTTCTGCCTCTAGATATAGAGATATTAGAAGTGAGGACAAAACCCCAAAGTACCTTAGAGCTACTAAAAAAAGCGAAAGAAGTGATTGAGTTAGAAACTCCTCCTCAGCCTGATGAAAATTGCGTTTTCTGCAACTGGCGAAATAATATTTCTAAATTATCTTTGTATTAAGTTGCATAATTTATTATAAATATTTTCGTTAGGCGTTGGTAGTGTAATACAAAGCTGAGTGGGTAAAGGCGCTAGTTTCTCAAGCGCTCTTGGCATAGTGCCGTTAGTAACTAAAAAAAAGTGGTCATTCCTTTTCTCTTGCACAGTGCAATAAAATCGTTAAGTTTGGGATTTGTGCTTTCTCTCACTAAAAGTTTTCTGCTCTTCCATACTATCAAACACTATTGGCACGCCGATATAACCGCAATCATTACAAATTAATTTATTTGTAGATAGCATATCGCCAGGTATTAGTCCTTCGCTAACAGCTCTTGTTCTCAGATTCGTACTACCGCACTTCATACAGGCTCTGATTTTCATTTGTAATTATAACAGCCATAGCTGTTATTAAATTATCCTTTTTGCAAAAAGCTAAACTAATAAATAATTCTTTTGCTAATACCCTGTTTATGCTCGCAATAACTAATTTACCTGTTGCTATCTTACTTTGCGCTCTTGGAATTTTATTTTTATATCTAGGTGGCGAAAGCCTTGTAAAAGGCTCTGCTCAAACTGCTTTTAGGTTAGGCGTTAAACCTCTTTTTATAGCACTTACTGTAGTTGCCTACGGCACTTCTTTACCTGAGTTCGGTGTCTCTTTTATTGCAACTCTGGCAAACCATACAGAGATAGCAATTGGCAACATAGTCGGCTCCGTAATCTGCAATATTTTACTTATTTTAGGTATAAGCGCTATGATAAGACCTTTGAAAATAGAGAAGGACCTTGTGAAGAGGGAAGCGCCAATAATGGTAATCGCCACTTTAATTTTAGTGCTCTTTTCATTTAAATTGGTTCTTGACAGATTTGCAGGCGCTGTTTTGCTCGCATGCTTTAGCGCTTATATAGTATTTTTTATTCGGTGCGCTAAAAAATCGATTCCTAAAAATAATTATGCAATTAAAGCAAAATCAATGTGGCTGAATATTGTTTTTATAATTGCAGGCCTTGGAGGCGTTATTTTAGGAGCTCGTTTACTTGTAGACAGCGCTGTCTTTATTGCTCATTTTGCTAATGTTCCTGAAACAATAATTGCACTTACTTTAGTTGCAGTAGGTACCTCTTTACCAGAACTGGCGGTTTCAGGTATTGCTACTTATAGAGGACACGCTGATATTTCAGTAGGCAATATAATAGGCTCTAATATATTCAATGTGCTTTTGATTTTAGGCGCTTGCTCTTTGGTAACGCCTCTCTTAATAACTTCTGAGCTGTTTGTCAATATGCTCATATCACTTCTAGTATGCGCTGTAATAATTCCTCTGCTCTATACCGGCTACAAACTATCCAGAGCGGAAGGAGCTGTACTGTTAATGTGCTACGCGCTCTATCTTGCTTATTTATATTACGGTTAATTTATCCAAACTGCTCATAACTTTCATAGTCTCATAAATCATTTGCAGATTGAGATGCGTTTGGGAACTGCTATTAGGGCGCTATGGCGTAAACTGCTTGTAAACAAATACACCCTCGTTATTTTGCTACTTCTCGCTATCTACAGTTTCCTTCTTGGTATAGAGCTTATTAGCGATGGCTCTAAACTCATGGGCAAAGATTTTTCTAACTCGTTACTTGCAACAATGCGCTCGCCAATCTCTGCGCTATTAATAGGAATGCTAACAACAGCAATAGTTCAGTCTTCTTCATGCACTACTTCTATAATTGTAGCGCTCTGCGCTAGTGGCATTTTACCGATAGAAGTTGCAATTCCTGCAGTAATGGGCGCAAATATAGGCACTACCGTAACAAATAGTCTGGTATCGTTTGCGCATATTAAGAGGAAGGAAGATTTTGAACGTGCTTTCTCAGGAGCAACTGTGCATGACTTTTTTAATATCCTTTCCGTAATTGTGCTCTTACCTATAGAAATAATATTTCATCCTTTACAGAACTCGACTTCATGGGTGGCAAGAGGCTTTGTAGGAATAGGCGGTGCTAAAATAGCGTCGCCGATAAAGCTCTTTACAGAGCCTATTGCAGAGCCTATTACTGATTTAGCAAAGTGGCTGTTTGGTGGATATGCGGGCATTCCAGTAATAATTATAGGTGGCATGGGGCTATTTCTAGCACTGAAAGTCATTGTCGATACCACAAGAACAATTGCATCTAGAAAATTCGATGCCGTACTTAATAAATATCTGTTTAGAGCTGCATGGCTCTCCTTCCTTCTAGGACTTGGACTCACTGCCTTCGTACAGAGCAGCTCTGTAACAACTTCTATTGTAGTTCCTTTCGTAGGCGCTGGATTGCTTACTGTAGAGAAAATCTACCCTTATACTTTAGGAGCTAATATTGGTACTACAGTTACAGCTATTTTAGCAGCCTCAGCTTTGGGCGTAGAAGTAGGTATTCAGATAGCTTTCGTACATCTGATGTTTAACTGTCTTGGTATAATGATATGGTATCCTTTGCGCAAAGTGCCTATAGGGCTAGCTAAAAAGCTTGGCAGCTTCGTAGCTAAAAAGCGCAAATCAGCAATTTTATATATCCTGATAGCATTTTATTTAATACCTGGAATTTATATATTGATAGAAAGGCTGTGGTGAAAAAGATGGGCTTCAGAATGATTTACGATGCAATAACGAAGACTAAACTACTTGAGCAGATTTACGAAGATGTAGGCAAAATGAACCGCGAATGCAAGGAAATATTTAAGAAAGCATATGAGTGCTTGGTAGAGAATAGAGACGAAGAAGCGTTAGAATTAGCGCGTGAAGATATAAAAATAAACAAATACGAAGTAAAGATAAGGAATGATATCATGGGGTATTTAGCTATCAACACAGCGCCAGACTTAAACACGGCACTTACACTTGCAAGTGTTGTTATAGACTATGAAAGGATTGGCGACTATTCTAAGATCATAGCACAGCTTGGATTGCTATATCCAGCTAAACTAGAGGATGGAGAATATATAGATATAATCACTCAAACGATGAATACTGTGCTTAAGCAGTTTGATTTAGCTCACGAAGCTTTTGTAGAAGGCAATGACAGGAAAGCGCAATTAGTTATAGATTCTTACGCTGGTATAAAAACGCTACATGATGCGCTTGTCCACAAAATCAACAAAGAAAAAGATATTGAGATAAACAAAGCTATAGTTTACGCTGCACTTGCTATTTATTTGCGTAGAATAGGCGCTCATTTAAAGAATATAGCTACAAGCGTAATTGCGCCATTTCCTGAAATTGGTTTTGAGAAGAAGGATTTCTAACAGCCTTTTTCTCTTTCTTGAAAAGAAAGAGGAAAACGACTGGCAAAAAAGAGAAAGAACCAGGGATTACTTCGTAATCCCTAAAAGAACGACGTTTGAGTGAAAAGTTTTTAATATTCTTCCATTTTTGGCGTTGGGGGGCCTGGTGGCGCGATTTTCTTACTGGCAATAACATCGTCAATTCTAAGAATCATTACTGCAGCATCTGTAGCGGAAAGTATAGCCTGTCGAACGACTCTCAAAGGCTCAAGCACATTTCCAGCGTGCATATTACTTACTTCTCCTTTTAAAACGTTTACACCTACATTTACCTCGCCTTTCTTATGCGCTTTCCTTAACGCTAACAGAGTATCTATAGAATCCATACCTGCGTTTTCGGCAAGAGTTCTAGGTACTATTTCAAGAGCGTCTGCAAACGAATTTATTGCTAATTGCTCTCTACCACTGACAGTAGATGAGTAACCTCTCAGCGCTAGTGCTAGCTCGGCAG is a window from the Candidatus Thermoplasmatota archaeon genome containing:
- a CDS encoding Nre family DNA repair protein; this encodes MFEKNMHNPWLKEVVDEEAISELREVEFAPTYNTRCVLCKGTKLLCGKLRCPVLVRAYAHLKTKTFIDSLSLEGASPPAVFVGRIGYPYVAIGPLIPPLHDDTSLLDTPEFWTGKSIDEIVEFRAKLVRGKYRINVTGASKITDGIRELALSRGPTEVKALFTKKPAGRLVLDENAPPFGPSAPLKKIELSELKIDPRLDKAYTDTDLKAAEAVIELYRAGALVSKIQRAFSVGALGLEKKRKFVPTRWSITAVDSIISKELIEKVKYYHLISDYEVYEAEQNDRKFIVLLIPREWSYELIEAWYPGTVWNPTGARAVIYSSFEPYEGRTKYAEIGGCYYAARLACTEFLTSIGKQASAIVFSEAYPGYIMPLGVWHVRENVRLALREKSNKFDSLEQALNYISTKLRAPILRWLRNSNLLKSLLYQKRIEDYLKEK
- a CDS encoding ATPase domain-containing protein, coding for MAKLKVKKIPLEEYLRKGDLKKLIWFLKAKALEFSGKEEKLRKIESYLHDKEAELVLKEEELRSKIESMRYKEEELSRREEEQRLGTEKLKRELYELEKISGAKNISTLDDKMRMIEGLAKLEYELKSKEEELRNRADKLKLMEVALAKEEGRIAWLEIERREKELDKERVQQKAKTGIPRLDELLLGGIPFGSCVLIYSAPFAGAEIFMNRFIAEGLCKGVPCVVVTVDRSADDLRQELKDFTEGYEQAEKAKLISYVDIYSKRMGMIFERRDNVEYVPTFKDVDLINLAVNETLNRVKEKSGYCRVVFPLSTLATSLKAQELFRLIGDLTTKCRRKKAVALYSLTKGIYSNNEVQVIRNLSDGVTELKEDNQRTFLAVQSVCDVQTRAWVEYKAKGKDLIIGSFHLDYIR
- a CDS encoding PD-(D/E)XK nuclease family protein — encoded protein: MRISTTSLPLLVECPLCFWLHHKKGLARPGYPLPRILSQLDSAIKEYIKKYQNTKELPQWLKERGVKGRLLGPQYLEYECPEVGVVLTGKLDELLLEDEGYCVIDFKSGRLPPNNQPPYYYQIQLDSYCYLVEKCRNTSTNKALLIYFSLIPGDELDNNFLPLDIEILEVRTKPQSTLELLKKAKEVIELETPPQPDENCVFCNWRNNISKLSLY
- a CDS encoding calcium/sodium antiporter; translation: MLAITNLPVAILLCALGILFLYLGGESLVKGSAQTAFRLGVKPLFIALTVVAYGTSLPEFGVSFIATLANHTEIAIGNIVGSVICNILLILGISAMIRPLKIEKDLVKREAPIMVIATLILVLFSFKLVLDRFAGAVLLACFSAYIVFFIRCAKKSIPKNNYAIKAKSMWLNIVFIIAGLGGVILGARLLVDSAVFIAHFANVPETIIALTLVAVGTSLPELAVSGIATYRGHADISVGNIIGSNIFNVLLILGACSLVTPLLITSELFVNMLISLLVCAVIIPLLYTGYKLSRAEGAVLLMCYALYLAYLYYG
- a CDS encoding Na/Pi symporter, with amino-acid sequence MRLGTAIRALWRKLLVNKYTLVILLLLAIYSFLLGIELISDGSKLMGKDFSNSLLATMRSPISALLIGMLTTAIVQSSSCTTSIIVALCASGILPIEVAIPAVMGANIGTTVTNSLVSFAHIKRKEDFERAFSGATVHDFFNILSVIVLLPIEIIFHPLQNSTSWVARGFVGIGGAKIASPIKLFTEPIAEPITDLAKWLFGGYAGIPVIIIGGMGLFLALKVIVDTTRTIASRKFDAVLNKYLFRAAWLSFLLGLGLTAFVQSSSVTTSIVVPFVGAGLLTVEKIYPYTLGANIGTTVTAILAASALGVEVGIQIAFVHLMFNCLGIMIWYPLRKVPIGLAKKLGSFVAKKRKSAILYILIAFYLIPGIYILIERLW
- a CDS encoding PhoU domain-containing protein, with translation MGFRMIYDAITKTKLLEQIYEDVGKMNRECKEIFKKAYECLVENRDEEALELAREDIKINKYEVKIRNDIMGYLAINTAPDLNTALTLASVVIDYERIGDYSKIIAQLGLLYPAKLEDGEYIDIITQTMNTVLKQFDLAHEAFVEGNDRKAQLVIDSYAGIKTLHDALVHKINKEKDIEINKAIVYAALAIYLRRIGAHLKNIATSVIAPFPEIGFEKKDF